The following proteins are co-located in the Brachybacterium sacelli genome:
- a CDS encoding class I SAM-dependent methyltransferase → MDEHYFTPSPATEDRRFPLSVRLAERDLELTSSASVFSGHGLDKATSVLLGRLDVLTEPPAGGRILDLGCGWGPIALTAALVHPEAEVWAVDVSARARALTVENAARAGVANVHVAAPEEVPGDLEFEAIWSNPPIRIGKPALHDLLLRWTAQLSPQGTAALVVGKNLGADPLARWLGEQLPDREVAKVASAKGFRVLEVGPRR, encoded by the coding sequence GTGGACGAGCACTACTTCACCCCTTCCCCGGCGACCGAGGACCGGCGCTTCCCGCTGTCGGTGCGATTGGCAGAGCGCGATCTCGAGCTGACCTCGAGCGCGTCGGTCTTCAGCGGGCACGGACTGGACAAGGCCACCTCCGTGCTGCTGGGGCGGCTCGATGTGCTCACCGAGCCGCCCGCGGGCGGTCGGATCCTGGACCTGGGCTGCGGCTGGGGGCCCATCGCCCTGACCGCGGCGCTCGTGCACCCCGAGGCGGAGGTGTGGGCGGTCGACGTCAGTGCACGGGCCCGGGCGCTGACCGTCGAGAACGCGGCGCGGGCCGGCGTCGCGAACGTGCACGTGGCGGCGCCCGAGGAGGTGCCCGGGGACCTGGAGTTCGAGGCGATCTGGTCGAATCCGCCGATCCGGATCGGCAAGCCGGCCCTGCACGACCTGCTGCTGCGCTGGACGGCGCAGCTGTCACCACAGGGCACCGCGGCCCTGGTGGTGGGGAAGAATCTCGGAGCGGATCCGCTGGCCCGCTGGCTCGGCGAGCAGCTTCCGGACCGGGAAGTGGCCAAGGTGGCCAGCGCCAAGGGCTTCCGCGTGCTGGAGGTCGGGCCCAGGCGCTGA
- the hflX gene encoding GTPase HflX: MPIAFHPEPDSDADVDGTTTGGTGAAAHTDSTDGARPADAAPTSRRRDPLTERILARGDDSVAAVTYGSDSDGAQYDLADRQALRRVAGLSTELEDVTEVEYRQLRLENVVLAGLYTSGDTAQAETSLHELAALAETAGSQVLAGVLQRRAHPDPATFLGKGKAAELAEVVAEHGADTVIADGELGPGQRRALEDIVKVKVIDRTALILDIFAQHAKSREGKAQVELAQLEYLLPRLRGWGESMSRQAGGRVAAGGAGMGSRGPGETKIELDRRRIRDRMAKLRREITAMTPGRDAQRADRKRNRVPAVAIAGYTNAGKSSLLNRLTGAGVLVENALFATLDPTVRRSQTPDGREFTYADTVGFVRHLPTQLVEAFRSTLEEVGDADLLLHVVDASHPDPEGQILAVRTVLGELEGFDVPEIVVLNKADLAEPETLARLRSQVGESAVVSARTGMGVEELRELIAERLPRPAVEIDLVVPYSRGDLVSRVHTTGEVITEEHVMEGTHLHARVDEALAAELHGAA, encoded by the coding sequence GTGCCCATCGCCTTCCATCCCGAACCCGACTCCGACGCCGACGTCGACGGGACCACCACGGGAGGAACCGGGGCCGCGGCGCACACCGACAGCACCGACGGTGCCCGGCCCGCAGATGCCGCCCCGACCTCCCGTCGACGGGACCCGCTGACCGAGCGGATCCTCGCCCGCGGGGACGACTCGGTCGCCGCCGTCACCTACGGCTCCGACTCCGACGGTGCGCAGTACGACCTGGCCGACCGCCAGGCTCTGCGCCGCGTGGCGGGGCTGTCCACCGAGCTCGAGGACGTCACCGAGGTCGAGTACCGCCAGCTCCGCCTGGAGAACGTCGTGCTCGCCGGCCTGTACACCTCGGGCGACACCGCCCAGGCGGAGACCAGCCTGCACGAGCTCGCGGCGCTCGCCGAGACCGCTGGCTCCCAGGTGCTCGCCGGTGTGCTCCAGCGCCGCGCGCATCCCGATCCCGCCACGTTCCTGGGAAAGGGCAAGGCGGCAGAGCTCGCGGAGGTCGTCGCCGAGCACGGCGCCGACACCGTGATCGCCGACGGCGAGCTGGGCCCCGGCCAGCGCCGCGCGCTCGAGGACATCGTCAAGGTGAAGGTCATCGACCGCACCGCGCTGATCCTGGACATCTTCGCCCAGCACGCCAAGTCCCGCGAGGGCAAGGCCCAGGTGGAGCTCGCGCAGCTGGAGTACCTGCTGCCGCGGCTGCGCGGCTGGGGCGAGTCGATGTCGCGACAGGCCGGCGGCCGGGTCGCCGCCGGCGGGGCAGGGATGGGCTCGCGCGGACCCGGTGAGACCAAGATCGAGCTGGACCGCCGCCGCATCCGCGACCGCATGGCCAAGCTGCGCCGCGAGATCACGGCGATGACCCCGGGCCGAGACGCCCAGCGCGCCGATCGCAAGCGCAACCGGGTGCCCGCGGTCGCGATCGCCGGGTACACCAACGCGGGCAAGTCCTCGCTGCTGAACCGCCTCACCGGTGCCGGCGTGCTGGTCGAGAACGCGCTGTTCGCGACCCTCGATCCGACGGTGCGCCGCTCGCAGACCCCCGACGGCCGCGAGTTCACCTATGCCGATACCGTCGGTTTCGTGCGGCACCTGCCCACCCAGCTGGTGGAGGCCTTCCGCTCCACCCTCGAGGAGGTCGGGGACGCCGACCTGCTGCTGCATGTGGTCGATGCCTCGCATCCTGATCCCGAGGGACAGATCCTCGCCGTGCGCACCGTGCTCGGCGAGCTCGAGGGCTTCGACGTCCCCGAGATCGTCGTGCTCAACAAGGCGGACCTCGCCGAGCCCGAGACCCTCGCGCGCCTGCGCAGCCAGGTCGGGGAGTCGGCGGTCGTCTCCGCCCGCACGGGCATGGGCGTCGAGGAGCTGCGCGAGCTGATCGCGGAGCGCCTGCCGCGGCCCGCGGTCGAGATCGACTTGGTGGTGCCCTACTCCCGCGGCGACCTGGTCTCCCGGGTGCACACCACCGGCGAGGTCATCACCGAGGAGCACGTCATGGAGGGCACGCATCTGCATGCCCGCGTGGATGAGGCGCTCGCCGCAGAGCTGCACGGCGCGGCCTGA